One segment of Pseudodesulfovibrio sp. 5S69 DNA contains the following:
- the hmcE gene encoding sulfate respiration complex protein HmcE — MYDFLTGPMLWLTFAVSFGGLLVRAVMYVKGLSWQLDRVAYRPNMKYGIRGGIRSIVAFIIPFKARLWQTRPGFTLIFFAFHIGLLVTPIFLAAHNVMLQNAFGFSLPALPTGVADGLAWICLVGGLFLILRRIAFPEVRIITTFYDYLLLVISVMPFITGLIARYEMGDYNFWLAAHILSGEIWLLALPFTKLSHVVLFFMSRMQLGMDYGIKRGGMKGTDMAW, encoded by the coding sequence ATGTACGATTTCCTGACCGGGCCCATGCTCTGGCTGACGTTTGCCGTCAGCTTCGGCGGCCTGCTCGTTCGCGCCGTGATGTATGTCAAGGGCCTCAGTTGGCAGCTCGACCGCGTGGCGTACCGTCCCAATATGAAATACGGCATCCGGGGGGGCATCCGCTCCATCGTGGCCTTCATCATCCCGTTCAAGGCCCGGCTGTGGCAGACCCGCCCCGGCTTCACCCTCATCTTCTTCGCCTTCCACATCGGGCTGCTGGTCACCCCGATCTTCCTGGCGGCACACAACGTGATGCTCCAGAACGCCTTCGGGTTCAGCCTGCCCGCCCTGCCCACCGGGGTGGCCGACGGCCTGGCCTGGATCTGCCTGGTGGGCGGCCTGTTCCTGATCCTCAGGCGCATCGCTTTCCCCGAGGTGCGGATCATCACCACCTTCTACGACTACCTGCTGCTGGTCATCTCGGTGATGCCGTTCATCACCGGCCTGATCGCCCGGTACGAGATGGGGGACTACAACTTCTGGCTGGCCGCCCACATCCTGAGCGGCGAAATCTGGCTCCTGGCCCTGCCCTTCACCAAGCTCAGCCACGTGGTGCTGTTCTTCATGTCCCGCATGCAGTTGGGCATGGACTACGGCATCAAGCGCGGCGGCATGAAGGGCACGGACATGGCCTGGTAA
- a CDS encoding universal stress protein, producing the protein MFKKILLATSGAPSTFGAARVAFDMAKRYGAEVVVFNVMGVPTKAFSQVVNDVRTGEEIEVDDEYRAWVEEELKSTFEKQIESVEYAKIVTTTGVPSREILRAARAEDADLIVMGASSGDSSAYRKGYPGSTLQRVAKAARCPVMTVHRETASYWGGFGNIVFATDFSKQAENAFKFALNSAKELGCDLTLFHALDISGKVLDQNDIEDKLIAARARIRETYGPLMGDFKDFDIEVWEGVPYVEIVKIARERSADLIVLAHHSRELDPELASIGSTLEQVILRAGCPVVSVSKPDKV; encoded by the coding sequence ATGTTCAAGAAGATTCTACTGGCGACCAGCGGTGCTCCGTCCACCTTCGGCGCCGCGCGGGTGGCCTTCGACATGGCCAAACGTTACGGGGCCGAGGTGGTGGTGTTCAACGTCATGGGCGTGCCCACCAAGGCCTTTTCCCAGGTGGTCAACGACGTGCGCACCGGCGAGGAGATCGAGGTCGACGACGAATACCGCGCCTGGGTGGAGGAGGAACTCAAATCCACCTTCGAGAAGCAGATCGAGTCGGTCGAGTACGCCAAGATCGTGACCACCACGGGCGTGCCCAGCCGCGAGATCCTGCGCGCCGCGCGGGCCGAGGACGCGGACCTGATCGTCATGGGCGCGAGCTCCGGCGATTCGTCCGCCTACCGCAAGGGCTACCCCGGCTCCACGCTCCAGCGCGTGGCCAAGGCTGCCCGCTGCCCGGTCATGACCGTGCACCGCGAGACCGCCTCCTACTGGGGCGGGTTCGGCAACATCGTGTTCGCCACCGACTTCTCCAAGCAGGCGGAGAACGCCTTCAAGTTCGCCCTCAATTCGGCCAAGGAACTGGGCTGCGACCTGACCCTGTTCCATGCCCTGGACATCAGCGGCAAGGTCCTGGACCAGAACGACATCGAGGACAAGCTCATCGCGGCCAGGGCCCGCATCCGCGAGACCTACGGCCCGCTCATGGGCGACTTCAAGGACTTCGACATCGAGGTCTGGGAGGGCGTGCCCTACGTGGAAATCGTCAAAATCGCCCGCGAGCGGTCCGCCGACCTGATCGTCCTGGCGCACCACTCCCGCGAGCTCGACCCGGAGCTGGCGTCCATCGGGTCCACCCTGGAGCAGGTCATCCTGCGCGCCGGGTGCCCGGTGGTCAGCGTGAGCAAGCCGGACAAGGTCTAG
- the hmcC gene encoding sulfate respiration complex protein HmcC: protein MSVETTAVAKKSLFTPFNLIATVILIAGLVVTVMRFTSGLGAVTNLDQNNPWGIWIGFDLMCGVALAAGGYTTSAACYLFGLKKYHAGVRPAILTAFLGYALVVFALGYDVGRPWRLPYPIFVQQGTTSLLFEVGLCVMLYLTVLFIEFTPALFEWLGMKKIRNIVVKMTLALTILGVVLSTLHQSSLGALFTIAPSKLHPLWYSQYLPVFFFVSSICAGMSMVIFEGTLSHKPMHHLMDKEYLDNHDGLILGFGKAASLVLFGYFAIKLIGLAYDNNWHYLTTGYGAWYLVEMLGFVALPSFLYAVGVRDKNLTVIRWAAGLTVLGIIVNRFNISMVAFNWQLPAAQRYFPSWGEITISLFVVTIGVLVFRFICTRMPIFYEHPDYKGEH from the coding sequence ATGTCTGTCGAAACCACTGCGGTCGCGAAGAAGTCCCTCTTCACGCCGTTCAATCTTATCGCAACGGTCATTCTCATCGCCGGGCTGGTGGTCACGGTGATGCGCTTCACTAGCGGCCTGGGGGCCGTCACCAACCTGGACCAGAACAACCCGTGGGGGATCTGGATCGGCTTCGACCTGATGTGCGGCGTCGCCCTGGCCGCGGGCGGGTACACCACCTCCGCCGCCTGCTACCTCTTCGGACTGAAAAAATACCACGCCGGGGTCCGCCCGGCCATCCTGACCGCCTTTCTGGGCTACGCCCTGGTGGTCTTCGCCCTGGGCTACGACGTCGGCCGTCCCTGGCGGCTGCCCTACCCCATCTTCGTCCAGCAGGGCACCACGTCCCTGCTCTTCGAGGTGGGCCTGTGCGTCATGCTCTACCTGACCGTGCTGTTCATCGAGTTCACGCCCGCCCTGTTCGAGTGGCTGGGTATGAAGAAGATCCGCAACATCGTGGTCAAGATGACCCTGGCCCTGACCATCCTGGGCGTGGTCCTGTCCACGCTGCACCAGTCTTCCCTGGGCGCGCTGTTCACCATCGCCCCCTCGAAGCTGCACCCGCTGTGGTACTCCCAGTATCTCCCGGTGTTCTTCTTCGTGTCGAGCATCTGCGCGGGCATGTCCATGGTCATCTTCGAGGGCACCCTCTCCCACAAGCCCATGCACCACTTGATGGACAAGGAGTACCTGGACAACCACGACGGCCTGATCCTGGGTTTCGGCAAGGCCGCTTCCCTCGTGCTGTTCGGGTACTTCGCCATCAAGCTCATCGGCCTGGCCTACGACAACAACTGGCATTACCTGACCACCGGCTACGGCGCCTGGTACCTGGTCGAGATGCTCGGTTTCGTGGCCCTGCCGTCCTTCCTGTACGCCGTGGGCGTGCGGGACAAGAATCTGACCGTGATCCGCTGGGCCGCCGGACTGACCGTGCTCGGCATCATCGTCAACCGGTTCAACATCTCCATGGTCGCCTTCAACTGGCAGCTCCCGGCCGCGCAGCGGTACTTCCCGAGCTGGGGCGAGATCACCATCTCCCTGTTCGTGGTGACCATCGGCGTGCTGGTCTTCCGGTTCATCTGCACCCGGATGCCCATCTTCTACGAGCATCCCGACTACAAGGGCGAACACTAG
- the hmcD gene encoding sulfate respiration complex protein HmcD translates to MEFYTLQDYYTFTKGTIYLIMGGILVAATLYWRFLMGGNKKDD, encoded by the coding sequence ATGGAATTCTACACGCTCCAAGACTACTACACGTTCACCAAGGGGACCATCTACCTGATCATGGGCGGCATCCTCGTGGCGGCGACCCTGTACTGGCGCTTCCTGATGGGCGGCAACAAGAAGGACGACTAG
- the hmcA gene encoding sulfate respiration complex hexadecaheme cytochrome HmcA, with protein sequence MTAIVIALAGVLGFQLEAMGMFDTANEAAGKPDVIMIDTIAKLESLEQPAVVFRHDLHTKALKDQGMSCASCHKKDAKGNLTLAFDRLEGEDRAGLSASGLKDMYHDNCISCHVKSEEKGFKTGPKTGECRSCHQERPEAADRVPAGMDNMLHFVHWDSKVIPSDPGKETNCGACHKKAGEEDSWRFSEAAKTEPLKDVFHSQCVTCHESLIEKKADRSGPVQCAGCHGEKETAERAVELAKNLKAMGGTLPRLPRKQPDAVLLAPEAKPGAADLKPTGMAPVAFDHKLHEAQADSCLTCHKDGVNAKLDASYEALHDVSDPATCVGCHAQAQKKPQCAGCHEARPAAKVLSKDSCATCHNVGVGEKSGMMSMMATAPADPVTMSKEEKQAEAARVIAARPRTQAMVPEKDIPEFVTIGALADQYRPSKMPHRKIVMSLYKGMQGDKLAATFHATPEAVCAGCHHNAPATLTPPKCASCHGKPFETEGRPGLKAAYHGQCMTCHKEMKLEKPAATNCVACHEKKTN encoded by the coding sequence TTGACTGCCATCGTGATCGCGCTGGCCGGGGTGCTCGGCTTCCAGTTGGAAGCCATGGGCATGTTCGACACGGCGAACGAGGCCGCCGGGAAACCGGACGTGATCATGATCGACACCATCGCCAAGCTGGAGTCACTCGAACAACCGGCGGTCGTGTTCCGCCACGACCTGCACACCAAGGCCCTGAAGGATCAGGGCATGAGCTGCGCATCCTGCCACAAGAAGGACGCCAAGGGGAACCTGACCCTGGCCTTCGACCGGCTGGAGGGCGAGGACCGGGCCGGGTTGTCCGCGTCCGGGCTCAAGGACATGTATCACGACAACTGCATCTCTTGCCACGTCAAGAGCGAGGAGAAGGGCTTCAAGACCGGTCCCAAAACCGGCGAATGCCGCAGTTGCCACCAGGAACGGCCCGAAGCGGCCGACCGCGTCCCGGCGGGTATGGACAACATGCTCCACTTCGTCCACTGGGACTCCAAGGTCATCCCGTCCGATCCGGGCAAGGAGACCAACTGCGGCGCCTGCCACAAGAAGGCCGGCGAAGAGGACAGTTGGCGCTTCTCGGAAGCGGCCAAGACCGAGCCCCTCAAGGACGTCTTTCACAGCCAGTGCGTGACCTGCCATGAGAGCCTGATCGAGAAGAAGGCCGACCGCTCCGGCCCGGTGCAGTGCGCCGGTTGCCACGGCGAAAAGGAAACCGCCGAGCGCGCGGTGGAGCTGGCCAAGAACCTGAAGGCCATGGGCGGCACCTTGCCGCGCCTGCCGCGCAAGCAGCCCGACGCCGTGCTCCTGGCCCCCGAGGCCAAGCCCGGCGCCGCCGACCTGAAGCCCACGGGCATGGCCCCGGTGGCCTTCGACCACAAGCTGCACGAGGCCCAGGCCGATTCCTGCCTGACCTGCCACAAGGACGGCGTCAACGCCAAGCTGGACGCCTCCTATGAGGCCCTGCACGACGTGAGCGACCCGGCCACCTGCGTGGGCTGCCATGCCCAGGCCCAGAAGAAGCCCCAGTGTGCCGGCTGCCACGAGGCCCGCCCGGCCGCCAAGGTCCTGTCCAAGGACTCCTGCGCCACCTGCCACAACGTCGGCGTCGGCGAGAAGTCCGGCATGATGTCCATGATGGCCACCGCGCCCGCGGACCCGGTCACCATGAGCAAGGAAGAAAAGCAGGCCGAGGCCGCCAGGGTCATCGCGGCCCGTCCCCGGACCCAGGCCATGGTCCCGGAAAAGGACATCCCCGAGTTCGTGACCATCGGCGCGCTGGCCGACCAGTACCGACCGAGCAAGATGCCCCACCGCAAGATCGTCATGAGCCTGTACAAGGGCATGCAGGGCGACAAGCTGGCCGCGACCTTCCACGCGACCCCCGAGGCCGTGTGCGCAGGTTGCCACCACAACGCCCCTGCCACCCTGACGCCGCCCAAGTGCGCCTCCTGCCACGGCAAGCCCTTCGAGACCGAAGGCAGGCCGGGGCTCAAGGCCGCCTACCACGGCCAGTGCATGACGTGTCACAAGGAAATGAAGCTCGAAAAGCCCGCCGCCACCAACTGCGTCGCGTGCCACGAGAAGAAAACCAACTAG
- the divK gene encoding DVU0259 family response regulator domain-containing protein, producing the protein MSKKILIVDDDQEIRSYLSELLGDNGYETVTANDGAEAVDIAKSEKPDLITLDLEMPNEWGPRFYRKISQDDALKRTPVVVISGLNAIQYAIPKAIASLTKPFEPTQLLKIVKDAIG; encoded by the coding sequence ATGTCCAAGAAGATTCTCATCGTCGACGACGACCAGGAAATCCGTTCGTATCTGTCCGAACTGCTCGGCGACAACGGGTATGAAACCGTGACCGCCAATGACGGCGCCGAGGCCGTGGATATCGCCAAGAGCGAAAAGCCCGACCTGATCACGCTGGACCTGGAAATGCCCAATGAGTGGGGTCCGAGGTTCTACCGCAAGATCAGCCAGGACGATGCGCTCAAGCGCACTCCGGTGGTGGTCATCAGCGGGCTCAACGCGATCCAGTACGCTATTCCCAAGGCGATCGCAAGTCTTACCAAGCCTTTTGAACCCACGCAGTTGCTGAAGATCGTCAAGGACGCCATCGGCTAG
- the hmcF gene encoding sulfate respiration complex iron-sulfur protein HmcF has translation MPEGKFCNKTPINTEEQLKATLGDKGGKQYYEEMNQLDVDSDKLWASIQKTMKSRTKTWLEICAHCGLCAESCFLYQVNGRVPEQVPSYKIQSTLGVMVKKKGKVDNAFMQMCMETAWSKCTCCNRCGMYCPLGIDMGVMFSYLRGLLYSQGFVPWELKIGSGMHRVYRAQMDVTTEDWVETCEWMAEENEEDWPGLEIPVDKVGADIMYTCNAREPKHYPEDIAEAAILFHVAGENWTVPSEGWEQTSLSMFAGDWECCKDNVLNVYAALERLKPKRAIGTECGHAHRATVIEGPYWAGRPDGQPPVPYIHYVEWLAEALRTGKLKIDPTKRIKEPVTLQDSCNYVRNQGLKDVTREILSYIVEPGYFVEMAPNKEHNYCCGGGGGFNGIGKYREQRNVALRKKMEQILDTGCKLVIAPCHNCWDAIRDLEEEYKIGIRWSFLKPLVIGMLDVPKHLLPPEE, from the coding sequence ATGCCTGAAGGAAAATTCTGCAACAAGACGCCCATCAACACCGAGGAACAGCTCAAGGCGACCCTCGGCGACAAGGGCGGCAAGCAATACTACGAAGAGATGAACCAACTGGACGTGGACTCGGACAAGCTCTGGGCCTCCATCCAGAAGACCATGAAGTCCAGGACCAAGACCTGGCTCGAAATCTGTGCCCACTGCGGCCTGTGCGCAGAAAGCTGCTTCCTGTACCAGGTCAACGGCCGGGTGCCCGAACAGGTCCCGTCCTACAAGATCCAGTCCACCCTCGGGGTGATGGTCAAGAAAAAGGGCAAGGTCGACAACGCGTTCATGCAGATGTGCATGGAGACCGCCTGGTCCAAGTGCACCTGCTGCAACCGCTGCGGCATGTACTGCCCCCTCGGCATCGACATGGGCGTGATGTTCAGCTACCTGCGCGGCCTGCTCTACTCCCAGGGCTTCGTGCCGTGGGAGCTCAAGATCGGCTCCGGCATGCACCGCGTGTACCGCGCCCAGATGGACGTGACCACCGAAGACTGGGTCGAGACCTGCGAGTGGATGGCCGAGGAAAACGAAGAGGACTGGCCGGGTCTGGAAATCCCCGTGGACAAGGTCGGCGCGGACATCATGTACACCTGCAACGCCCGCGAGCCCAAGCACTACCCCGAGGACATCGCCGAAGCGGCCATCCTCTTCCACGTGGCGGGCGAGAACTGGACCGTGCCCTCCGAGGGCTGGGAGCAGACCTCCCTGTCCATGTTCGCCGGCGACTGGGAGTGCTGCAAGGACAACGTCCTGAACGTCTACGCCGCCCTGGAGCGCCTCAAGCCCAAGCGGGCCATCGGCACCGAATGCGGCCACGCGCACCGCGCCACGGTCATCGAGGGCCCCTACTGGGCGGGCCGTCCCGACGGACAGCCCCCGGTCCCCTACATCCACTACGTGGAGTGGCTGGCCGAGGCCCTGCGTACCGGCAAGCTCAAGATCGACCCGACCAAGCGGATCAAGGAACCGGTCACCCTGCAGGACTCCTGCAACTACGTGCGCAACCAGGGGCTGAAGGACGTCACCCGCGAGATCCTGAGCTACATCGTGGAGCCCGGTTACTTCGTGGAGATGGCCCCAAACAAGGAGCACAACTACTGCTGCGGCGGCGGTGGCGGATTCAACGGCATCGGCAAGTACCGCGAGCAGCGCAACGTGGCCCTGCGCAAGAAGATGGAGCAGATCCTCGACACCGGCTGCAAGCTGGTCATCGCGCCCTGCCACAACTGCTGGGACGCCATCCGCGACCTGGAGGAAGAGTACAAGATCGGCATCCGCTGGTCCTTCCTCAAGCCCCTGGTCATCGGCATGCTCGACGTGCCCAAGCACCTGCTCCCCCCCGAGGAATAG
- the hmcB gene encoding sulfate respiration complex iron-sulfur protein HmcB, whose protein sequence is MLRRTFLGLLGAAGASAALAKPTQAGNKHFGPHPDTHGVLFDATRCIGCRQCELACNEVNELPAPDKPFDDLTVLDTERRTDEKTFTVVNKYQTSLGPVFRKNQCNHCLEPACASACFVRAFKKQPNGAVTYDASVCVGCRYCMVACPFSIPAYEYNEPLTPRVRKCTMCYPRLVEGKLPGCVERCPKEALTFGLRADLIQIARKRIETYPDRYVDHIYGEHEMGGTSWMYLSGVPFTELGMREDLGTSSAPELTAGPLAAVPMVVGLWPVLLGGIYAVSKRNAKVANDERVKAVKDALTKAGEEAEKKLHQELGKAEQASQRRIEVEVKKAVEEALAPKEEDAGSNEEES, encoded by the coding sequence ATGTTACGCAGAACCTTCCTCGGATTGTTGGGTGCCGCGGGCGCGAGCGCAGCGCTGGCCAAGCCGACCCAGGCCGGAAACAAGCACTTCGGCCCGCACCCCGACACCCACGGCGTGCTCTTTGACGCGACCCGCTGCATCGGCTGCCGCCAGTGCGAGCTGGCCTGCAACGAGGTCAACGAGCTGCCCGCACCCGATAAGCCGTTCGACGATCTGACCGTGCTCGACACCGAGCGCCGGACCGACGAAAAGACCTTTACCGTGGTCAACAAGTACCAGACCTCCCTGGGTCCGGTCTTCCGCAAGAACCAGTGCAACCACTGCCTGGAGCCGGCCTGCGCCTCGGCCTGCTTCGTGCGGGCCTTCAAGAAGCAGCCCAACGGCGCGGTGACCTACGACGCCTCCGTGTGCGTCGGCTGCCGCTACTGCATGGTGGCCTGCCCGTTCTCGATCCCGGCCTACGAATACAACGAACCGCTGACCCCCCGGGTCCGCAAGTGCACCATGTGCTACCCCCGCCTTGTCGAGGGCAAGCTCCCCGGCTGTGTGGAGCGCTGTCCCAAGGAGGCGTTGACCTTCGGCCTGCGGGCGGACCTCATCCAGATCGCCCGCAAGCGCATCGAGACCTACCCCGACCGCTACGTGGACCACATCTACGGCGAGCACGAGATGGGCGGTACCAGCTGGATGTACCTGTCCGGCGTGCCCTTTACCGAGCTCGGCATGCGCGAGGACCTCGGCACCAGTTCGGCCCCTGAACTGACCGCCGGACCCCTGGCCGCCGTGCCCATGGTGGTCGGCCTGTGGCCCGTGCTGCTGGGCGGCATCTACGCCGTCAGCAAGCGCAACGCCAAGGTCGCCAACGACGAGCGCGTCAAGGCCGTCAAGGACGCCCTGACCAAGGCGGGCGAAGAGGCCGAGAAGAAACTCCACCAGGAGCTGGGCAAGGCCGAGCAGGCCAGCCAGCGGCGCATCGAGGTCGAAGTCAAGAAGGCCGTCGAAGAGGCGCTCGCTCCCAAGGAAGAGGACGCCGGAAGCAACGAGGAGGAGTCCTAG
- the divK gene encoding DVU0259 family response regulator domain-containing protein: MPKKIMVVDDDPDIVDYLISVFEDHGYDTCRASDGISAYEVAMAEKPDLITLDIEMPHEWGPRFYRRLTSEKEFSDIPVIVISGLSGIHLAIRRAVATIKKPFDPADVIQIVREALGE; the protein is encoded by the coding sequence ATGCCAAAGAAAATCATGGTGGTGGACGACGATCCGGACATCGTCGATTACCTCATCAGCGTATTCGAAGACCACGGGTACGACACCTGCCGCGCTTCCGACGGGATTTCCGCCTATGAGGTGGCCATGGCCGAAAAGCCGGACCTCATTACGCTGGACATCGAAATGCCCCACGAATGGGGACCGCGTTTCTACCGTCGGCTTACCAGTGAGAAGGAGTTCTCCGACATTCCGGTGATCGTCATCAGCGGGCTGTCGGGTATCCATCTGGCCATTCGGCGGGCCGTGGCGACCATCAAGAAGCCCTTTGACCCGGCGGATGTGATCCAGATCGTACGAGAGGCACTGGGCGAATAG